One window of the Granulicella arctica genome contains the following:
- a CDS encoding alpha-L-fucosidase, with product MVLSLIAGASLCQGQNFSEVKPSPQTSEWQDLEFGVIIHFGTNTFLDREWGDGTADPKVFNPTQADPEQWVKAAKAAGAKYVVMVAKHHDGFALWPTGQTDYSIKNSPWKGGKGDLIRETSDAAKKYGLGFGVYLSPWDRHDPRYSDAAAYDKYYLALLDELSSNYGNLTEFWLDGAGSGGHVYDFKKIIEELRVSQPNVQVFADTALFEYGDIRWVGNEAGTIPFQNWNVIDRHGYLRWRPVEVDTPLHKLHWFWHPNDEATLKSVDELVKTYEESVGRGGQLMLGLAPDSRGLLPDADVRRLAEFGDAVRKMHANDLAKQHLTLDANAKNAFDDDPDTFWSAPAGSHASTLEVAFAKPVTFDRAETMEWLNDGQHVQEYAIDAMEGGTWKTVARSYAIGHKKVDSFPAVTATKVRLRIIASSSEAHIRELRLYRTP from the coding sequence ATGGTGCTGTCTTTGATTGCCGGGGCATCGCTCTGCCAGGGGCAGAACTTTTCAGAGGTGAAGCCGTCACCGCAGACGTCCGAGTGGCAGGACCTTGAGTTCGGGGTCATCATCCACTTTGGGACGAACACGTTTCTCGATCGGGAGTGGGGCGATGGGACCGCTGATCCGAAGGTCTTCAACCCGACACAGGCCGACCCGGAGCAGTGGGTAAAGGCGGCGAAGGCGGCTGGTGCAAAGTACGTGGTCATGGTCGCCAAGCACCATGACGGATTTGCTCTTTGGCCGACGGGGCAGACGGATTACAGCATCAAGAACAGCCCGTGGAAGGGCGGCAAGGGCGACCTGATCCGCGAAACGTCGGACGCCGCAAAGAAGTATGGCCTGGGCTTTGGCGTGTACCTCTCGCCGTGGGATCGGCACGATCCGCGTTATAGCGATGCGGCTGCGTACGACAAGTATTACCTGGCGCTCCTGGATGAGCTTTCTTCCAACTACGGCAACCTGACGGAGTTCTGGCTGGATGGCGCGGGAAGCGGCGGCCACGTCTATGACTTCAAAAAGATTATCGAAGAGCTGCGGGTGAGCCAGCCGAATGTGCAGGTGTTCGCAGATACGGCGCTCTTTGAGTACGGCGATATCCGGTGGGTAGGGAATGAGGCGGGCACGATCCCGTTCCAGAATTGGAATGTGATCGATCGGCACGGCTATCTGCGATGGCGGCCGGTGGAGGTGGACACGCCGCTGCACAAGCTGCATTGGTTCTGGCATCCGAATGACGAGGCTACGCTGAAGAGCGTCGATGAGTTGGTGAAGACGTATGAGGAGTCGGTCGGGCGCGGCGGTCAGTTGATGCTGGGACTTGCGCCAGATAGCCGCGGACTGCTGCCGGACGCGGATGTGCGTCGGCTGGCTGAGTTCGGTGATGCGGTGCGCAAGATGCATGCGAACGATCTGGCGAAGCAACATTTGACGCTCGATGCGAATGCGAAGAATGCGTTTGACGACGATCCGGATACCTTCTGGTCGGCGCCCGCGGGGTCCCATGCGTCGACGCTTGAGGTGGCGTTTGCGAAGCCGGTGACGTTCGATCGTGCGGAGACGATGGAGTGGCTGAACGATGGTCAGCATGTGCAGGAGTATGCCATTGACGCCATGGAAGGCGGGACGTGGAAGACCGTTGCGCGGAGCTATGCGATAGGTCACAAGAAGGTTGATTCGTTTCCAGCGGTGACGGCTACGAAGGTGCGGCTCCGGATCATTGCCAGTTCGAGTGAGGCGCATATTCGAGAGTTGCGGTTGTACCGGACGCCTTAG